Below is a window of Leptolyngbya sp. CCY15150 DNA.
TTGGTGGGCGAAATGTCATTTGTTGAAGATCGTCCTCCCTCCGCTACCGTCCAGGCCCTAGAAGATGCATCGGTTTGGGCAATCCCGCGCCTGATGCTCACCGCCAAGCTATCTCAAGATGTGGCGTTTGCCTCCCATTTCTACCGGGCCCTCTCGATCCTGCTTTCCGATCGCCTGCGCAGCACCGTGACCCGTTTGGGAGGTGTGCCGGATCAAGACAGTGGACTCAATGACCTGCCCCCCAACTCGAAGATTCTCGATAGTCTAGATATTGCCCAGGTTCGCTTAGCCTGGCTGCTCAATCAACTGGGGGGTGTATGATTTCGAACCTAAAAGCCCGACAGCTCTTTTGGGATGAAGTGCAGCAACCGCCAGCGCAGATGAATATCGCCAAGGCAGCGTTGTACATTGCCCAAGAAGAGTATCCCCATCTTGCCGTCGAGGTCTACCTAGAGCAACTCGATGCCATGGCCCTGGCCATTAGCGATCGCCTGCCCCTGGAGCCCTATCCCCTACGCCTGATTCAAACCATCAACCAATATCTCTACGATGATTTGGGCTATACCGGCAATACAAAAGATTACTACGATCCTAAAAATAGCTACCTCAACCAGGTGCTCGATCGCCGCACCGGCATTCCCATCACCCTGTCCTTGGTGTACCTAGAATTGGCCCAGCGGCTAGAGTTTCCCATGGTGGGCATTGGTCTACCGGGGCATTTCCTCATCCGCCCTATGGTGAACGAGATGGAGGTTTTTGTGGATCCCTTCCATGGCGGAGAGATTTTATTTCAGCAAGACTGCCAAGCTCGCCTCGATCACATCTATGGCCGCCCTGTGCCGTGGCAAGCTGCCTACACGGATGCCATTGATGCCCATCGTTTTCTGGCCCGCCTGCTAACCAACCTGAAATATATCCATCTCCACCACAACGAATGGCTGAAAGCCTTAGCGGATATTGAGCGGATCATCATGCTCTGCCCAGATGCCCTGCAGGAAACCCGCGATCGCGGCCTGCTCTATTACCAACTGGGCCAATGGGCCGATGCCAGCCGCGATCTCCAAACCTATCTCGATGCGGCCCCCCTGGCTCAGGATGCAGCGGTGGTGCGGCAACTGCTGCAGCGGATAGATCAGCCTTGAGTGATTGGGCGATCGCAGAGATGCCTGCACGAATTTGCAACCCATGGCGGAAAATCAGCAGCTTTGTCACGTTGATTTCAGATTTATTTACATTTTTTTAATAGAATTTAAGGTACAAGCGCATTATGAGACGGCATAGGCAACCATGACAGGATTTATTCGCGGCATTTTTGGGTCGAAGAAGAAGCAAGACGATTCCTCCTCCACCCAGCCTGATAAGAACACTCCCAAAGAATCTACGGCCTATTTTCTAGATCCCGATGAAGCCAAAACCTACGGCAACATCGACTATATGAGAACCGCCAAGTCGGTTAAGAAAACCTTCCCCAAGGGGAAAGTGGTTGGCGAGTACACCAAAGCCGTATCCGCCATGGAAACCATGGACTTCACCAAATCTACAACCCCTCAACCGGTGAAGCGGGATTCCACGGCCTCTGGCTCAACTCAGTCCATGTCATCTACGCCTAATACGCCTACTCCGTCCTTCAACACCAACGAGGCGACTGGGCAGCGTAAGTTGGATAGCAGCATGGACATGTTCCGCAATATGGCTAAAGACATCAAGAAACGCTAAGTTGCAGTGGGCTCAGCCCTTGAATGAACGAGAGGGGGGTGCTAGTGCGCCCTCTTTTTTATGTCGCGGGGCTGAGCTAGATGAACCCATCACATCCTGTAAGCACCTAGGGTGATCGCTGGTTTGCCGCTGTGATTACGCCCCATCTCCACGCCTACGCTATGCCCCCCGAGAGAACGAAGCCCCCCCATGGTGCTAGAGGCGTACCGGGGCATTTAGCAGACCATGGTGGCAGGCGATCGCCCTTTTTTCCCCTTCTCAGAGAAATGATAAACCGTTACTGGGGTTACATTCCTCTGGGTTAGAAGGCTAAATGATCCGTAAAAGACGGGTTTTTTGGTGTCACATTCGCCATACTTGGAGATAACGTCCTAAAACTGTTGATAGATAGCGCCATGTCTACGCTCAGCCTCAAGCCTACTCACAAACCCGTGAAAGCCTACTATCAGGCTCTAGAGGACTATCGCAGACTAGGGGTTACGCATGAAACAGCAGTGCAAACGGCATTTCAGGATCTACTGGTGTCTTGTGGCCGACAGTTTGGATGGACGTTGATACCCCAATACGCCATTAAGCGCCCCAAGAAACAGCCCTTACGGGTAGATGGTGCATTGGTGGATAGCTTCAATTTGGCGAGAGCCTACTGGGAAGCAAAGGACAGTAAGGACGATCTGAAAAAGGAAGTTCAGAAAAAATTTCAGGTTGGCTACCCCAAAGACAACATCATCTTTCAACAGCCCGATCGCGCTATTCTCTACCAGGATGGAAGGCTGGTGATGGAGGCGGATCTCACCAATGATCAAGAGTTGGTGGATGTGGTGCGGGTGTTTTTGGAGTATCGCCCACCTGCGATCGACCAGTGGGAAAAGGCGGCTACGGAATTTGGCGATCGCGTCAAAGACCACGCTACAGCGCTGCTAGAACTCATCCAAAAGCAAAGAAAAACTAACAAAAAATTCATTGATGCTTTTGTAACTTTTTTAGAACTTTGTCGGCAGTCGATTAACCCTAATCTTTCTGAATCGGCGGTTGAAGAAATGCTGATTCAGCATTTACTAACCGAGCGGATTTTTCGCAGTGTTTTCAATAATCCAGACTTTGCCCAACGCAATATCATTGCGGTAGAAATTGAAAAGGTGATCAATGCTCTCACCTCCAAATCATTTAGCCGTACTCACTTTTTAAGTAGCTTGGATCGCTTCTATGGGGCGATCGAAGAAACAGCAGCGACCATTGATGATTTTGCTCAGAAACAGGATTTTCTTAATACCGTCTATGAAAAATTCTTTCAGGGTTTTTCGGTGAAGGTTGCTGATACCCATGGCATTGTCTACACACCCCAACCAATCGTTAGTTTCATGGTGAAAAGTGTAGAAGACATCTTGCAACGGGAGTTTGGCAAGTCTCTGGTGGATGAAGGGGTTCACATTCTCGATCCATTTGTGGGAACGGGAAATTTCATCATTCGGGTGATGCGAGAAATTGCCGAAATTCAGAAATCTGCATTGCCTCACAAGTATGAACATGAGTTGCATTGTAATGAGGTGATGCTATTGCCTTACTACATTGCTTCTATGAATATTGAGCATGAATATTTTGAACAAACTGGCAACTATCAAGCTTTTGAAGGGATTTGTTTGGTAGACACTTTTGAATTGGCTGAGGCTAAGCAACAGCAACTTTCACTTTTTACCCAAAAAAATACAGAAAGAGTTGAGAAACAGAAGGAAACCGAAATTTTTATTATCATTGGCAATCCACCCTATAACTCTAATCAATTAAATGAGAATGACAACAATAAAAATCGAAAGTATAAAGTTCTTGACCAACGCATTTCAGATACATATTCTCATGACTCAAAGGCATCTAGTACACACAAACTTAATGATCCTTATGTAAGGGCATTAAGATGGGCTGCGGACAGGCTAGATTCTGAAGGAATCATTGCTTTTGTGACCAATAATGGATTTTTAGATCAGATTTCCTTTGATGGAGTCAGAAAAAATCTGGAAGATGATTTTTCAAAAATTTACATATTGAATCTTCACGGTGATATACGGAAGGATTCAATGCGAGATGGAATACCTTTAGGTGAAGAACATACTGTTTTCGGTCTTGCTGCAATGGTTGGTGTGTCAGTCAATCTTTTTGTCAAGAAAAGAAATTTAGAAGAATGCGAAATATATTATTCAGAGGTTGATTTTCGTGCAACTCGAAAGGGAAAGTTTTCCTGGATTGAACAACAGCGAGTGGCTTCAAGAATTGATTGGGAACTTATAAAGCCAGACGGTAAACACACTTGGCTTACAAAAGATCTAAAAGAAGACTATGATTCCTTTATCCCAGTAGGTAATAAAGAAACAAAAACAGGGGTTGGCGAACCCGACACAATTTTTGTGAACTATAGTTTAGGCGTAAATACAAATAGAGATAATTGGGTATACAACTTTCAGATTGATGAGTTAACAAAAAATATAAAACTGTTCATAGAAACGTATAATGCTCAGGTCTATCAATGGTTGTCTAGGAGCGATAGAGGAAAGAATATTGATGCATTTGTTCTTTATGACGATCAGAAAATTAAATGGAGCAGCCGATTAAAAGAACTATTGAAAGCTGGAGTGTCTACTGAGTTTGACAACCAAAGAATACGAACATCGTTATACAGACCTTTTAGCCAACAGTATCTTTACTTTGACTCAGTTCTAAATCATAGAAGAGGACAGCTACCAAAAATATTTCCAACAGTTTCTACTGAAAATGAAAATCAAGTTATTTGTGTGGTCAATGAAGCTCAAATTCCATTTTCATCCCAGTTAACAAACTGTATTCCTGGATTACATTACGGTGGTCGCCAAACTCAATGTTTCCCCTTTTATACTTATGATGAAGACGGCAGTAACCGTAGAGACAACATCACCGATTGGGCATTGGAGCAATTTCAAACCCACTATCAAGATCACAGCATTACCAAGTGGGACATCTTCCACTACACCTACGCCGTTCTCCATCATCCCCACTATCGCACCCGCTACGCTGCCAACCTCAAACGAGAGCTACCCCGCATTCCCTTTGCTCCAGACTTTCGCCCCTTTGCCATCGCTGGCAAGCGCCTAGCCGAAATCCACGTTCACTACGAAGATCAGCCCGAATATCGCCTCAAACATGAGGAAAACAAAGATCTGCCGATCGACTGGCGCGTCGAGAAAATGCGCCTCAGCAAAGACAAAACCCAACTCAAATACAACGACTTCCTCACCCTCACAGGCATCCCCCCAGAAGCGTTTGAATATCGCCTGGGCAACCGCTCAGCCCTCGATTGGGTGATTGACCAATACCGCATCAAAACCGACAAACGCAGCGGCATCACCAACGACCCCAACAACCTCGATGATGAGCAATACATCGTCCGCCTCATCAAAAAGGTGATCACCGTCAGCCTCGAAACCGTCAAGATCGTCAACAGCCTACCCGATCTAGGCTTGCCAAACGATTAGGCATGAGTAGAGCGCATCTATTTTGGGCTTCAAATATAGCTCAGAACCAATATATTTAAGGAGAAAACCGTAGCAGGAGGCAATATGATACAAGCTCAGTTCTCAAATCAGTTCACCAATCAGTTCACCATTGAAACAGAACAAGAAAACGATGGACGCTGGATTGCAGAAGTGTTAGAAATCCCTGGTGTTTTAGTCTATAGCGAAAATCAGCAACAGGCGATCGCCCATGTCCAGGCGCTTGCTTTGCGGGTGATTGCTGACAAGCTAGAGCATGGTGAGATGATGTTGGGCTTAACCAGCCTAACGTTTACCGCTGCATAGAGAGAGGTTGGATGAGTCAGTGGGCATCGACCAAAGCCAGAAAAGTTCTAGCTGCATTAGAAAAGATTGGTTGGCAAGTAAAACGTCAAACAGGCTCCCATAAAATCTTGGAACGAGAGGGATATGAGGACTATGTGTTTGCCTTTCGAGATAGTGATGAAATTGGAGCAAAAATGCTCAGCCGGATTGCAAAGAAAACAGGCTTAAAACCAGAAAACCTATGAAAAAATCTAGAAGGGGATGAGGATGAGTGAACGTTGGGCGCTATGTTTGTAGAGAGAGGTGTGATCGCCTTAGACGCTTGGGTGTCTCGCAGGGTGGTGCGGCCTGTGCTAGCGTTAGACGAAACTGATCAAACCTTATTCTACCGCTGGTCACCTACCCCCCAACCCACCCAAGTGCAAAAACTTGTATCACTCCAGCCACCCCCTTATCAGATGGTGCAGGCGCTGTAATCTGAAAACTAACTACGCTCAACCTATGTCAAGGCTTTGAAAGGGCACGTGGACGAAACAACATCGGCATTCAACGAGTCCCAGCGCATTGCCCGCCTAGGTAGCTGGGAATTTGATCTCACGACCCAAGTGGTGACCTGGTCGGAGGAGCTGTACCGCATCTATGAAGCAGATCCCCAGTCGCCCGTCCCTCGCCCTGACCTAACCATTCAACAAATTCATCCCGACGATCGCGATCGCTTTCAGCAAGAGGTAGTTGAGGCAGCGATCGCCCTTCAGCCCTTCGATACCGATCTGCGGATCATCACGCAAACTGGCAAGGTTCGCTACATCCAAGCCAAGGGGCAACCCATTTGCAACCAGCAAGGCGAGGTGGTGCGGCTAGCGGGCATTGTGGCCGACATCACCGATCGCAAGCTGGTGGAACTGGCGCTGCAGGAAAGCGAAGAACGATTTCAGGAAATTGCCAACACCATTCCTCAAATGTTCTTTGTGCGAGCCCTCAACCCCGATCGCTATATCTACATTAGCCCCGCCTACGAAAAAATTTGGGGGCGATCGCGGCAGGCTCTTCAGGACAACCCCAGTGATTGGCTAGAGGCCATTCACCCCGACGATCGCGATCAGGTGACTGCCTCGCTAGCTGAGCAATGGCAGGGACAACCTGTCCGCCGTGAGTACCGGATTGTGCGCCCGGATGGTGCCATTCGTTGGATTTCAGCCATCGTTTCTGTGATTCGAGATGAGGCGGGGCAGCCACTGCGGTTTATTGGCTTGGCCGACGATATTAGCGATCGCAAGCAAACAGAACTAGCGCTGCAGGCCAGTGAAGCCCGCCTGCAACTGATTACCGATTCCATTCCCGGCTGCATTGCCTATATTGATGCCTCGCAACGCTATCAGTTTGTGAACCACACCTACGAAAAATGGTTTGGCTGTCGGAAGGAAGAGATCCTAGGGCGCACGGTTAAAGACGTGATTGGCGATGAAGCCTACCGTCAGGTGCGGCACCATGTTGAGCAGGTCTTGGCAGGAACCACGGTGATCTATGAAGCCAACCTACCCTACCAAGGTGGCCAAGGTCGCTATATTTCTGGGGTCTTAGTTCCTGATCGGGATCGCGAGGGCCAGGTACGAGGCTACTATGCTCTGATCACCGACATTAGCGATCGCAAGCGTGCCGAGGCAGCCCTGCGAGAGAGTGAGGCCCGTTTCCAAACCCTGGTGGCTAATACGCCTGGCATGATCTACCGATATTTGCCACAAGCAGACACCCCAGGGCAATTTACCTACGCCAGTTCTGGCGCAAGCGAGCTGTTTGAAGTATCGCCCGAGCAAATTATCCAAGATGCAAACAACATCTGGAATTTGATTCATCCTGAGGATCTGCCGTCCTTAAATGCTTCCGTTGCCCAAGCCGTTCAGCATCGCGCCCCTTGGTCTTGGGAAGGGAGATTGGTGACGCCGTCTGGCCGGTTGAAATGGATTCAGGGAAAATCCCGGCCCTACCACGCCCCTGAAGGTCTTGTGTGGGATGGACTCCTCAGCGATATTAGCGATCGCAAGCAGGTGGAAGAACTGCTGCTGCAATCGGAAGCCCGCTACTTATCTATTCTGCAAGACCAAACGGAGCTGATCAAACGGTTTCGTGCCGACGGCACGCTGACGTTTGTGAATGATGCTCTATGTCGCTATTACGGCCTCTCTCGGGAGGACGTTCTTAACCGTCACTACAAAAACAGAATTTATCCCGATGATCAACCGATTGTCGATCGCTGTTTGGCGTCGCTCTCCCCCGACCATCCCGTGGGCGTGGTGGAACATCGCGTCTTGGTCAACGGTCAAGCCCGGTGGATGCAGTGGACGAATCGGGCGATTTATGACCTTCAGGGGCAGCTTGTGGAACTCCAAGCCGTGGGCCGCGATATTCACGATCGCAAACAGGCTGAGATTGCCCTAGAGCAGGCCCGGGAGGCCGCTGAGGCCGCCAATCAGGCCAAGAGTATCTTTATTGCCAACATTAGCCATGAATTGCGATCGCCCCTGAATGCCATTCTAGGATTTGCCCGCCTGCTGCAACGCAACCTAAACCTGTCCTCCGAGGATGCTACCTATGCCGCCATCATTGAGCAGAGCGGCGATCATTTGCTCAGCGTGATCAACCAAGTGTTGGATCTGGCCCGGGTGGAATCCAACACGATGGTCTTAGAAACCAGCACGGCGGATATGTGGGGATTGCTGGCGGATCTGCAAAGCCTGTTCATTCTGCGAACCGCTGAAAAGGGTCTGCTCTTGTCGATGGAGCGATCGCCGGCGGTGCCCCAATGGGTAGACACAGACGAGATGAAGCTACGGCAAATATTGATCAATTTGATCGATAACGCCATTAAGTTCACCGAAACAGGTCAAATTACGGTCTCTGTGGACAGTTCAAGTGATCCCAGCTTCCATTTACATATTCACGTTATGGATACCGGCTGTGGCATTGCTCCCACAGATCAAGAAACGCTGTTTGATGCCTTTAGCCAAGGAGAAGCCGGACGGAAGAGCCGCATGGGCACCGGGTTGGGGCTGACGATCAGCCACGAATTTGTGCGCCTGATGGGCGGAAGCCTCACCGTGGAAAGTCAGGTGGGGCGCGGCAGTTGCTTCTGTCTGACGATCCCCGTGCAGTCTGCCTTACCTGCTGCAAAGCCAAGGGCGATCGCCTCCCGAACCATCATCGGCTTGGAGCCAGGGCAGCCGCGCTATCGCATTTTGGTGGTGGATGATAATCCGATCAATCGCATCTTGCTGCTGCAGTACCTCAGGTGTCTAGACCTGGAGATGCAAGAGGCCAGCCATGGCGAAGAAGCGGTACAAATCTGGCAAGCATGGCAACCCCATGTAATTTTTATGGATCTTCGGATGCCGGGTTTAGATGGCTATGGTGCAACCCGCCGCATTCGCAACCTGGAGCAGGAACTGGCCATAAGCGATCGCACCATCATCATTGGCATTTCAGCAACCGGCATTGATGATCACCAGCATCTAACTCAGGCGTCGGGGTGTGACGCTTTCTTACCCAAGCCTTTCACCGAAGTCAGTCTGTTTGACCTCCTACAGCAGCACCTATCCCTCCGCTATCGCTACAGCGAGCAACCCAGCTTGGATGATCACCATCCGTGGACGCCGGATCAACTGATAGCGTCTCTCTGCCAACTAGATCCAGCCGTCTTGCTCGACTTAGACTATGCCTTAATGTTGGGCGATGTTGTCATCATTCGTCAGGTTGTAGATGCCATTCAACCTGACCATGCCGACCTTGCTCAAGCTTTGGGTCGGATGGTGGAGCAGTTTGATTATGAAGTATTGCTAAGCTGCGTTCAGTATGCCAGAACTAGGATGTCCTAAGTTTTGTAAGCAGATCCCAATCAACCATGATGTAGGGTGCAGTTAGGCTCAGCCGTAACGCACCGTTGTATAAAACGTTGAGGCATGAAGCGATCGCTCAGGCATACTACCCATCAATAAGTCTTTTTGCTTAGTTGATGAGTTACGCTAGACAGAAAAAAGAGAGATGTCCAAGACGGGGACTATCAAGTTGGCCCCCTACTTAGCTGCACGTTTTGTCATGTACAGGTGCGCACCATGGTGATATCTATCGACTGCTGTGGGTTGCATGGGCTGTAGCAACCAGACAGCTTGATATATAATACAGCCCTCATAACTGACCGTACTTTAATATCTTTTTATACCCAACTCATGTCTGACACCACTGATATTCTGATCGTTGATGATACCCCTGCGGATCTTCATCTCCTGACTTACCTGCTCAAAGCGGCTGGCTATAGCCTTCGCGTGGCCAAAACGGGAGCCACGGCCCTGAAGTCTGTGCAGATGCGATCGCCCGATTTGGTGCTGTTGGATATCAAGCTACCCGATATGGATGGCTACACCATTTGCCAATCCATTCGCGCCAAAGCGCCATTAGATCACATCCCCGTGATTTTTATCAGTGCCCTAGAGCAAAGCCTCAACAAGGTGAAAGCCTTTAAGGTCGGCGGTATTGACTATGTCACCAAACCCTACGAGGCGGACGAACTGCTAGCGCGCATCCAGCTCCACCTCACCCATCAAAAGCTGCAGCACAGCATCAAGCAGCAAAACCAAGATCTACGGGCCCAGGAAGAGCGATGGCAACTGCTGTTGCAGGGCACCCAAGACAATATTTTCGATTGGAACATTCAAACCGGGGAGATCATTGCATCTGCCTCAAGCCTGCTTGGCTATGACCAGCACGAGCTACCCAAACAGTTTGATGATTGGGTCTCTTTCATTCATCCAGACGATCGCGATCGCACCCTGAAAGACCTCGACGCCTATCTCAAGCAAGAGCTGCCGAAGCATCACCTAGAAATGCGAATGCGTTGCAAAGACGGCAGCTATAAGTGGATTCTGTCGCGCGGGCAAGCTACCTGGGCTGTGAACGGTACACCGCTGCGCATGGTGGGCATTCACAATGACATTAGCGATCGCAAGCAGGCGGAACTCGCCTTAAAAAACCAGCTTCGCAAAACTCTGTTACTCCAACACATCACCGATCGCATTCGTCAATGCTTGGATGCCGATCAACTTTTTCAAACCACCGTCTCTCAGCTAGGCAACACCTTTCAGGCCAGTCGCTGCCTGATCCAGCGCTATACCGACGAGATCTTTCCCTCGGCTCCCTATGTTGCCGAGTATGTGTCCGATCCGTCCATCAGCTCCGTGCGCGGCATCACAATTCCTGTCGAAGGCAATCCCCATCTGCAGCAGGTGCTCAGCCAGCCTCAGGCGATCGCTAGCGATGATGTCTTAGCCGATCCATTGCTCAACCGATCTGCCGATCTTTGCCGGCAAATTAACCTTCAGTCTATGCTCACGGTGGCGACGTTTTACCAAGGGAAAGCCAATGGCGTGATTAGTCTGCACCAGTGCGATCGCCTTCGAACTTGGACGTTGGAGGAGATTGATCTGATCGAGGCGGTGGCCGATCAAATCGGAATTGCGATCGCCCAAGTCCATTTAATTGAGCAAGAACGTCAGCAACGCCAAGCCCTGGAACACAGTAATCGATCGCTGCAGCTAGCGAAACGAGATGCGGAGGATGCCAACCAAGCCAAAAGTCGTTTTCTGGCCAACATGAGCCATGAATTACGCACACCGCTCAATGCCATCTTGGGGTATGCCCAACTGTTAATCAACGATCTTACCCTCTCTCGCCAGCATCAAAAATATAGTCAAGTTATCCTCAACAGCGGTGATTACCTTTTAACCCTAGTCAATGACATTCTTGACCTAGCCCGCTTGGAATCTGGATGCATCACCCAAGAAGCTATCCCCTGCCACCTGCCATCTTTGATCGAATCCCTCCACAGCCTTTTCCAGCAACAAGCTAGCCGTACAGGTCTCAGCTTCACCCTCGATCTAGATGCCGACCTTCCGAGCTATGTTATTGTGGACAGCCAAAAACTACGGCAGGTGCTGATCAATCTCCTGGGCAATGCCCTGAAATTTACCCAGGAAGGCGGCGTGATTCTGCGGGTGCTAGTGGAGTCGGCATTGCTCAAGGACGACTCCGCTTCCCCTTCGGAGATGTTTCTGTCATTCCAGGTGGAAGATACGGGCATCGGCATCGCGCCGGAGGAACAGTCCTATATTTTTCAAGCCTTCGAACAAACTTCAGCGGGGCGGCGCTTATCCAACAGTACAGGACTAGGTCTCTCCATTAGCCAACATTTAGTGGCTGTCCTAGGTGGACATTTACAGGTGCGCAGTGATGTCGATTGTGGCAGTATCTTCTACTTCACCCTGCCCGTGCAAACGACGGAGAACGGTGGGACGCAAAACACCCAGGACACAACTTGGAGCATGGCGTGCCTCTTGCCCAATCAAGCCGTTCAATGCATTTTGATTGTGGACGACCAAGCCAGCAGTCAGCAGCTCTTGGTCGATGCTTTAGCACCCATGGGCTTTGAGATCCTCCGGGCAAATACAGGAAAGCAAGCCTTCCTCACCTGGCAAACCCATAAGCCTGACCTGATCTTGCTGGATTTTAGATTGCCGGATCAAGATGGGGGGCAGGTGGTGCAGCAGATTCGCCAGGCAGAACAGGCCCAGCAGCAACCCCAGACGCCAATTTTCATGATGTCGGCTAGTGTGCTAGAGAGCGATCGCTTCAATCTAGCTACCGCTGACTGCCAGGCTTTCATTGAGAAACCCATTCACCTATCCCAGCTCATCCAGACGATTGCCCAGCACCTGAACCTAGACCTTCAGCCAGCTTCCAAGCAAGAGCACTCTATCTCTCTCTCGCAACTGCTCAGCATCACCTACCACGATCTACAGGTCATGCCCCAGGATTGGATCCAGGAGCTGTATACCTTTGCCACTCAATGCAGCAGCGATCGCATTGATGCCCTGATTGGCCAAATTCCTGATGAACATAGCACCCTCAGGCAAGCCCTAGCGTACTACAACTACAACATTGATATTGGCACCATTATGAAGCTGGCGCGCCAATGCTTAGACCAATCAACCGACTAAGCGATCGCTGGGCTGGGTACCGCTGTGACCCACAAGGCTCGTGCAAGGCATAAACTCTCACATCCAGTCTACCGATGGGGAGGAAATGGATTGATCCATGTTGAAGTTGCTGTTTGCGTCCAAGGCTTCCACCACTTGTTTTCCCGACAACAAAGCTACAGGTTTGCCCCGCCCCACCTTGCCAACTTAAATCCGATCACAAATGAGGCTTGGTTACCTGAAGAGAACGCACTTGCGGCACTTCATCCGATCGCAGC
It encodes the following:
- a CDS encoding cyclic nucleotide-binding domain-containing protein, with the protein product MKKSLYILAELSDRDFEWLLTSGQHRHLTAGQMLIQEGESIDALYLILTGTFAVCVQALGNREVAHLSVGELVGEMSFVEDRPPSATVQALEDASVWAIPRLMLTAKLSQDVAFASHFYRALSILLSDRLRSTVTRLGGVPDQDSGLNDLPPNSKILDSLDIAQVRLAWLLNQLGGV
- a CDS encoding transglutaminase-like domain-containing protein, with product MSNLKARQLFWDEVQQPPAQMNIAKAALYIAQEEYPHLAVEVYLEQLDAMALAISDRLPLEPYPLRLIQTINQYLYDDLGYTGNTKDYYDPKNSYLNQVLDRRTGIPITLSLVYLELAQRLEFPMVGIGLPGHFLIRPMVNEMEVFVDPFHGGEILFQQDCQARLDHIYGRPVPWQAAYTDAIDAHRFLARLLTNLKYIHLHHNEWLKALADIERIIMLCPDALQETRDRGLLYYQLGQWADASRDLQTYLDAAPLAQDAAVVRQLLQRIDQP
- a CDS encoding type ISP restriction/modification enzyme, which translates into the protein MSTLSLKPTHKPVKAYYQALEDYRRLGVTHETAVQTAFQDLLVSCGRQFGWTLIPQYAIKRPKKQPLRVDGALVDSFNLARAYWEAKDSKDDLKKEVQKKFQVGYPKDNIIFQQPDRAILYQDGRLVMEADLTNDQELVDVVRVFLEYRPPAIDQWEKAATEFGDRVKDHATALLELIQKQRKTNKKFIDAFVTFLELCRQSINPNLSESAVEEMLIQHLLTERIFRSVFNNPDFAQRNIIAVEIEKVINALTSKSFSRTHFLSSLDRFYGAIEETAATIDDFAQKQDFLNTVYEKFFQGFSVKVADTHGIVYTPQPIVSFMVKSVEDILQREFGKSLVDEGVHILDPFVGTGNFIIRVMREIAEIQKSALPHKYEHELHCNEVMLLPYYIASMNIEHEYFEQTGNYQAFEGICLVDTFELAEAKQQQLSLFTQKNTERVEKQKETEIFIIIGNPPYNSNQLNENDNNKNRKYKVLDQRISDTYSHDSKASSTHKLNDPYVRALRWAADRLDSEGIIAFVTNNGFLDQISFDGVRKNLEDDFSKIYILNLHGDIRKDSMRDGIPLGEEHTVFGLAAMVGVSVNLFVKKRNLEECEIYYSEVDFRATRKGKFSWIEQQRVASRIDWELIKPDGKHTWLTKDLKEDYDSFIPVGNKETKTGVGEPDTIFVNYSLGVNTNRDNWVYNFQIDELTKNIKLFIETYNAQVYQWLSRSDRGKNIDAFVLYDDQKIKWSSRLKELLKAGVSTEFDNQRIRTSLYRPFSQQYLYFDSVLNHRRGQLPKIFPTVSTENENQVICVVNEAQIPFSSQLTNCIPGLHYGGRQTQCFPFYTYDEDGSNRRDNITDWALEQFQTHYQDHSITKWDIFHYTYAVLHHPHYRTRYAANLKRELPRIPFAPDFRPFAIAGKRLAEIHVHYEDQPEYRLKHEENKDLPIDWRVEKMRLSKDKTQLKYNDFLTLTGIPPEAFEYRLGNRSALDWVIDQYRIKTDKRSGITNDPNNLDDEQYIVRLIKKVITVSLETVKIVNSLPDLGLPND
- a CDS encoding type II toxin-antitoxin system HicB family antitoxin, encoding MIQAQFSNQFTNQFTIETEQENDGRWIAEVLEIPGVLVYSENQQQAIAHVQALALRVIADKLEHGEMMLGLTSLTFTAA
- a CDS encoding type II toxin-antitoxin system HicA family toxin, with amino-acid sequence MSQWASTKARKVLAALEKIGWQVKRQTGSHKILEREGYEDYVFAFRDSDEIGAKMLSRIAKKTGLKPENL
- a CDS encoding PAS domain S-box protein, coding for MDETTSAFNESQRIARLGSWEFDLTTQVVTWSEELYRIYEADPQSPVPRPDLTIQQIHPDDRDRFQQEVVEAAIALQPFDTDLRIITQTGKVRYIQAKGQPICNQQGEVVRLAGIVADITDRKLVELALQESEERFQEIANTIPQMFFVRALNPDRYIYISPAYEKIWGRSRQALQDNPSDWLEAIHPDDRDQVTASLAEQWQGQPVRREYRIVRPDGAIRWISAIVSVIRDEAGQPLRFIGLADDISDRKQTELALQASEARLQLITDSIPGCIAYIDASQRYQFVNHTYEKWFGCRKEEILGRTVKDVIGDEAYRQVRHHVEQVLAGTTVIYEANLPYQGGQGRYISGVLVPDRDREGQVRGYYALITDISDRKRAEAALRESEARFQTLVANTPGMIYRYLPQADTPGQFTYASSGASELFEVSPEQIIQDANNIWNLIHPEDLPSLNASVAQAVQHRAPWSWEGRLVTPSGRLKWIQGKSRPYHAPEGLVWDGLLSDISDRKQVEELLLQSEARYLSILQDQTELIKRFRADGTLTFVNDALCRYYGLSREDVLNRHYKNRIYPDDQPIVDRCLASLSPDHPVGVVEHRVLVNGQARWMQWTNRAIYDLQGQLVELQAVGRDIHDRKQAEIALEQAREAAEAANQAKSIFIANISHELRSPLNAILGFARLLQRNLNLSSEDATYAAIIEQSGDHLLSVINQVLDLARVESNTMVLETSTADMWGLLADLQSLFILRTAEKGLLLSMERSPAVPQWVDTDEMKLRQILINLIDNAIKFTETGQITVSVDSSSDPSFHLHIHVMDTGCGIAPTDQETLFDAFSQGEAGRKSRMGTGLGLTISHEFVRLMGGSLTVESQVGRGSCFCLTIPVQSALPAAKPRAIASRTIIGLEPGQPRYRILVVDDNPINRILLLQYLRCLDLEMQEASHGEEAVQIWQAWQPHVIFMDLRMPGLDGYGATRRIRNLEQELAISDRTIIIGISATGIDDHQHLTQASGCDAFLPKPFTEVSLFDLLQQHLSLRYRYSEQPSLDDHHPWTPDQLIASLCQLDPAVLLDLDYALMLGDVVIIRQVVDAIQPDHADLAQALGRMVEQFDYEVLLSCVQYARTRMS